CACATACATGTCCTCCTTTCAAAATCCAAACAACAAACAAATTTAAGAAAATCTATCCTTAAATTTTCTTTCAAGCCAAACACCCAAGAAGCAGCACCAAAAAATTTGATAAAGAAAGAAGAATGTTTCACTCAATATTTCCTACCTCAAAATCCTTATTGACCCCTCCAGTTATAGCCGGAAaaatttataaaactaacaaaatcaaGATTCGCCGTCGTAAGTAGTCGATGACGACCCAATTTTTGGCTTGGAGCGTTATCTTCAAGCTTTTGACGTCTTCATCGTCTTCTTCTGTTATttgagaaaaacaaaaattaaacaaCTTTGTTCCTTGACTAGCTGCTCTGGCAAGCTCTATCAGTTTGGTCTTGTCATGTGTTAtactactattttttttttatcataGCTCCAGTTGATTGCTGAAATTGGAGAAATAATATAATGGTGTTTGAGAAAACTCTGCTTGAGAAACAAAATTTAATATTGGAGGGTGTGGAGCCGTGCCAATTTCAAAGGCCTTTTTTAGGGATTTGAAGCTAAGGAGAAGCGGATGGGATAGAGAGGGGAGAAATAATGGTTagcagtgtgtgtgtgtgtttcatttttctcttttattattttctagtcaaattttgTATACTGACTCGCTTTTAGGAGCGGGCAGTCACTTATTttgtttgactcaataaaacaaaggTCACATAAGCTTGGTCAATGGTCAGGTTTAAAACTAATGTTTTATATAAGTGCTTGATTGAAATTATGTGGAGTAAGGGATTAGGATGTCAAAGAAGAATAAGTAAAAGTGTCTATTAGGCTATTTTGCATATTATAAATGAAGATGAGCACATCTAAAATTTATTAAAGGATATTATTATATCTATATCTTCTGCACATGCTCTTTGCCAGCTACTGTCAAGGAAAATAACAACGTTTTGATATATAGCTCGGTAACAAATGGCTCTAGGCTCATGAATAACATCAAGTATATAATATGATATCTCAGTGCCCGGGGCTAgggctgttcattcggatcggatatccgaaatccgaaccgatccattcaatttcagattggatcggatttcgAATTGTGTTTATTAAAATCTCGAATTTCGGATCAGATTccggattggtatattttaatccgatccgaaatccaaaattattagggcatgtataaatactacactttaatttcggATAGTCAGTACTACCTTTACATCtaacctccaagttattacctttacaattgctagatttaaCTATATTGGTACCATaatactctcataattgcataaacgtgaatttttcttaatgtattgcctcttttacaaaagaaatatacatattagtttaactttaaggcataataatacgatccgatccgatccaaattttaaatccgatccgatataattcggatcggattcggattgcattttctagaatctgaaatccgaatccgaaatgtgctaaatccgatccgatccgatccgcGCACAGCCCTACCCGGGGCCATATACAAGGACTAACAAAATCTTATTCCAAGAGAAGCTCAGTACTATATACAAGGAGAACATATCTAAATCTTCAAACAGTAGCCCTTATTAGCCCTAACTTGCAAGCTGACTTAGGTCTTGGTTAAATAATAATTGCACTGTACTAAACGGTACTGCTGCAATCTGCATCCATGAATGCTGCACTAGAGAAGAATATATTGAATTGTTAATCTAATTTAACAAAGTTTTATATACGACCATCTTCTTGTTTCTCTAATTTCGCTTCAGCTAGTCTTGTGCGTAGTTCTTTAGGACTTGATATCTGGTTAACActgcaaaagaaaacaaaactaaTGACATCAAGCCTCGTAGTTGTGACTGCAAAAACAGTATCAACTGGCATTTAATCCTTGAACGCTCGTTGCTTATCATTTTAACCAAATATGTAGAAAAATTATCAGGCAGGCACTCTTAAGGAGAAACAAGCTTTACCATAAGAGAAGATCTCCACTAGCTGCCACCTTTTTGTAAATCCATTCAGGAGCAAGTTCTTGCAATAAGCTGAGTTTCTCTTCAACTTCTCCTGCAAACATAAAACATACAGATTCAAGTCAGATGCAGTTTCCAAGATATGCAGCGAAATGATTGTATCCAGGCTTACTTCTATCAGCAATCTCTAGATGGCTTGAAATTACTTTATGAATAAGTTTCTCTTTTGTAATCACCATGCGTCTTCCTGATTGAAATAGGAAATATATCATGTCAAAAAATTTAGGCAAGCTTGAAATCATCTGCTTGCGCCATTTTGCTTGGGATAAGGCTGGATCTTGCTCCTCTagcttcttcctctctttttgtAGTATCTGCAGAGCAATGAAGCATTTGTCACTGGCACTCAATAGTGGACTTAGAAATATGGATATTCCAATTCCTCTCCGTTTAATAACTAGGGAATAAACTTCATCTAAGTTACAAACTTAGGTGAAATTAATCTAGAAAAAGTAATATCATTATGGAAATTAATCTTAGAAAGTTCATTTGTGTCTAACCGACTGCAGAAGATCCTTCAGAAAAATGTCGATGATATCACTATTTATTGGCAATCCTGCACCCTCACACGCTTTATCAGTAACCTTTGAACTCTTCACAGGAGTATTGAAGTTCAAAGACCTATTACAAGGAGGTCGCCTAACTAGCTTGCTTGGTGATTCAGTTGAATCACTATTAGGACTCGTACATCTCTTGGGGGATTGAGGCATAGGGGTAGAAGTCATCAGTTTTTCTGGTGTAGATGTAAGTCCTTCTTGAGTTCCTTCAGCAGTTAATAAAGCATATCCATCATCGCCCTTTATATTCTTCATTGGAGTGGCAGGCAGAGGAGACAGCAGTAAAGTATCGAAAGCAACCACTTGCGATGAGTTTTTAACTGTGCTAGTTTGCGTTGTAGGCATTTTAGAAGGGCATTTATCAGAAGCTGTTGAGGTTCTTTTGTTATTGGAACTTTTAGCTATTTGGCATTCCGTGACTGGTGGGTGTTGCTTGGCATTCTCCGTTTCACCAATTGATACTTGGCATGAAAATCTTCTTTTGAAAGATTGAGACAGGTGAGATGCAGATGCTTGCTGCTCCGGCACTGAACCAATTGGTGTTTCACTTATCAACTGTGAGCCAGCTGATCCAGATGAATTTGTCAATACTTCGTGCCTTGACTCACCGAATGGTCCAGGTAGTGCTTCCTCTGGAATGTCATCTCCCTGCATCCAGAAAATAGTATTCCTTAAAATCACCAGCTTTATAGAAAAGGAAATTTATATAACTAACACCTCTCCTTCCATTTCTACTAAAGGACTTTGGGAAGAAGAGAAGATCGGGAAGAACCGTTCAAATAAATGTTCGTAAGTCTTAATTGCCAACATGCCAGCCACTATAGCAACTCTTCATGCTGGTTATTCAATCAGCCAAGCAGCTGTGATTTTATCAAAACTGTGTGCAAACAGTAAGGTAAATCTAATACTTCGTCAAATTAGTAGGCTTTTCTTTTTATGTGGTGATAACATTATCAACTGCTTCATGTCTGAATCTATTCCAGAAATAAAGTTAAAAATATATGTTTAATCCCCTAAAAGCTTTGTCATGTAGTATTCAGTTTAACTAAAGTTTGTAGAAAGGCATGAAAAGTTTTCTTCAGATGCCAGTAGTCAAACACAATGCATCAATGTAGAAAAATCTGCAAATGAAATTCATTGCTGCGCTCTCTTTAAGTTAGTTTCACTTTAGCTATGGTTTccataaaaaaaattaacataaaGCATGGGGTAGAGGTAAATATGCGAAGCATTTAAACAATTTTGTCACATGTATGTGTATAAAACTGAAAAAACATGACACCAGATAAGTATAGTCAGATCAAACCAACACTAAAACACCAACCTCATTTCTAACATTGACCTAAAATTTGAAGTCTCAACAAAATGTTAAATGCAAAGTCtataatttgaaagaaaaatttctCACCTGAGGATGGGATATTAAAAAGTTCAAAAGCCGTGTCCGGAAGACTTTCCTTTGCTGATCAGAGCTACTACTTGATTTCAGCTTCTCGTCAATTTCAACTGCATTAGCATTTAATGCAATATGAAGTTCAGGCTTCATACAATACGTACGTTCATCGCACACAAGGATTTTTTTAATCTCAATTGCCTCAGGTAAAATAAACTTCAGCTGCGCTAAATGAGCGTAAGAAAATCTCCTGCAAAAAATTAATGATAAGCTAGAGAATTAACAACAATTGACAGAGAAGTTGTCAATAGAAAAAGTTGCATTCAGAGTACGTTGTCATCATTTTGTTTACCTATCAGTTAACCACTCAATTTTGGAACTAATGTTTGTGAATGTTGTGGAAGAACTCTTAAACTGCAGCAGACTGTCCAAGCTACTAAAGAACGTATCTAACAATTCGTACCTGCACACATACACTAATGTCAAAATTAAGGAGAACAAACTACTTCCTCCATCCAAATCAATTTGACCCTCCATCCCATTTTATATGATGCACTTTGGAGTTCTAATAACAAGTTTAAAATTAGATTATTTCTAAATACACAATGGTATAAATTTGAACTAGTATTATTTCAGAAACTATTTATTCTATATACAATTTTTTCATTTGAAACACTTACTTTTCTGGTAGCTTTACTGGGTGAGTAGGCTTCTTGGGTTTGGCTTTCGAAGAGCCCGAGAAAGAAGAGACCCCATGGGATTTACCGGAGCTCAATAACCTGTCGGGTTGGGGAGTTGGGTGGTTTAGATCCGACTTGCAGAACTTCTGCGTGGCTTGCCGGACTTGTTTTAAGGAGAAGGCGGCATTGCGGTTCCGAGTCCGGCGAGGATGATCAATGGGCTTCTCGGGGGTCTTGGTGTTCCATGCATCCTGACACGGAGCCCCGGCGTAATTCGGGTCGGATTGTTTTGAGAGGTGTAAGGATAAATATTAGGATTGGCCTGAAGATGTTGTAAGTATTCTATCATTAGAGTCTTATTCTAATGATAGAATAAGAAACTCATGTATATATTAATGTATTTGCACACGAGAATATGAGTTGAGAAGCGTTTTCTAAATGGTATCAAGAGCCATTAGAGGTTAAACCAACCCAATTTTTTTCTACGCTTCCATGGGTGAAAACAACAGCTCTTCAATGGCTTCAAGCCTATCTGTTGTCTCTCCTTCTCCAAATCTCGCACATCAATTGCCTGTGAAACTCACATCTTCAAACTTTCTTCTGTGGAAGACACAGTTTATGCCTATGGTATATGCATGTGGTTTGAACCATCACATTGATGATAGTAAACAGATGCCAACACAATTCCTAGATGATACTAATACCAAACCCAACCCGGCCTATACGGTTTGGTTACGTGAAGATCAACTTGTTTTAAGTTGCATTGTTGCTTCTGTTTCAGAAAGTATCTTGCCTCAGTTGGTTGGAGCAGCAACTGCTCGTGACGCTTGGAATAAGCTTGTTGCTGCATATGCTTCCGGCTCAAAGCCACAGATTCGTGACCTTAAGACGCAGTTGCACACTTTGCGTCGTGATAATGCCAGTATTGAGTCATATGTGCAAAAGGCAAAGGCAATAACAGATAAGTTGGCTGCATTGCAACATCCAGTTCCTAATGATGATCTGGTGGAATTTGTTCTTGCTGGACTAGGACCTGTTTATCGTCCTTTTACTAGGTCGCTTGAATCGCGTCAAGAGGATATTACTTTTGATGCATTATATGGATTGTTATAGAATGAAGAACGGCAGTTAAAAAGGGATGAAGCCATTACTGTCACTGCACCTACAGCACAATTTACTCATAGTTCCTTTTCTGCTACTCGTGGACGTGGTAGAGGCTGAGGGGGTCGAGGTCGTGGACGCTCCTCCAATCAAGGCTTTAATCAATTTTCTCAACATCGTGGGTCTCAAAATTCTACTCAACAGACCAATACTACTCAATCCCAAGCCCCGGACATGTCTGGAATTATTTGCCATAACTGTGAAGGCAAAGGTCATATTGCACGCGCATGTCCATCTCCTAAAATTAGCAATGGCAACAAAACTTCGAGACCACCTGTTTCCAATTTAGCAAGAACCCCTTCTGCCCAAGACTGGGTAATGGATAGTGGCACCACACACCATCTTACAGCTGACCTTGATAACTTGGGTATTCATTCCGAATACCAAGGTCCTGAAGAAGTCACATTAGGTAATGGTTCCAAACTTCCTATTTCTCACGTTGGTAAAAGCTCTGTTATTATTTCTGACAAAAAGTTCAATCTTGATGATATCTTACATGTTCCAACTGCTACTCAAAATTTATTATCTATCAGTTCTTTTACTAAATCTAACCAAGTTTCAATTGAATTCTTTCCTAACCATTTTTTGATTAAGGACTTGGTGACGAGGGCAATACTGCACACAGGTCCTGATAAAGCTGGATTATATTCTCTTCCTATGTGGAAGTCATCTGCACCTGCTTCTTATGCTGCGTCTCTTGGGGTTTGGCATGCTCGTTTGGCTCATACATCCTATCCTACAGTTTGTCAAACATTATCATCTAGCATCATCGTCCCTTCATTTAAATCTTCTCGTTTATGTTCTACATGTGCTgttagtaagagtcataaagttcCTTTTTGTGAGTCTAGTTTTCAAGCCTCCGGGCCTTTAGATTTAGTTTGttcagatgtttggggtcctgCTCCAGTTTTTTCTAGTGACGGCTATCGATATTATGTGATTTTCTTTGATCACTTTAGCAAATATACATGGATTTATTTTCTTCGCTTTAAATCTGAGGTCCTTTCAATTTTTATGCAATTTCGCACACTTGTTGAAAAATATTTTGGTCGTCCTATTAAAAGTTTTCAAGCTGATTAGGGAGGGGAATATCAAGCCTTAACAAATTATTTGAGAGATAATGGAATTGTGCAACGTTCCTCATGTCCGTATACCCCCGAACAAAATGGTTGTGCCGAAAGAAAGCATAGGCATATTGTTGAAACTGGCCGAGCTTTGCTACATCATGCTAATGTCCCACACAAATTTTGGACAAATGCATTTGATACTGCTATGTATACTATTAATCGTCTACCAACCCCACGCTTAGGAAATAAAACTCCATTTCATATGTTGTTTAAAACCGATCCAGATTACTCTCTGTTGCGTATTTTTGGTTGCCTTTATTTCCCATGGCTTCGTCCTTATACAAAGGATAAATTGTCTCCTCGATCCAAACCATGTGTATTTTTGGGCTATAGTAAGTTACATAAAGGGTACAAATGCTTTGACCCAGTTTCTTCAAAATTTTACGTTTCTCGTCATGTAATCTTTGATGAAAATATTTTTCCATTTGTTTCACAGGATGTCGTGGTGCCTCTCTATACCCAATGCTAAATCTGAATCTCTAAATGTGAAGTTGCCATTCCAGCCTCTTGCTGACCCTTCAAGTCTTCAACCATATCTGCCACAACTTTCATCCCTATCGCATACATCGAATCCGCCTTCACCCTCTCCACCTGCAGAATCTTTGTCTAAGTACCCATCCTCATCATCTGTTGATCCTACTCATGGACATACAATTGCTATTGATCAACCTTTACAAGTTAGAGTATCTTATGGTGTAGACTTGATGTCACCCACTCTTGTTGAAGAAAATCCTCTATCTGGTACAATGCACTCTCTTGATCTTGGAGACACTTCAACTGCTACACTACAACCAGCAGCTCCGGCTTCGCAAAAGATGGTCACACGATCACAAACAGGCTTACTAAAGCCTAAGAAGCCATTTTCCATGTTTGTTTTGACACCAACATCAGCAATAATGGAACCTTCTTGCTACTCACAGGCTATCAAGGATATTTATTGGCGTCGCTCCATGTCAGAGGAGTATAATGCCCTTATTCACAATGGTACTTGGGAACTAGTTCCACCATCGCCATCTCACAACGTCATTGGTTGTAAGTGGGTATTCAAGACAAAGTTAAAGTCGGATGGTTCATTGGATCGCTATAAAGCAAGGCTTGTGGCTAAAGAATATCATCAACGACCGGACATCGATTTTTCCGACACATTTAGTCCAGTTGTTAAGCCGGCCACCATACGATTGTTGTTATCCTTGGTAGTGTCTCATCAGTGGCACATTACTCAACTGGATATTTCTAATGCCTTTCTTCATGGAAACTTAGATGAGACTGTATATATGTCTCAACCTCCCGGATTTATTGATCCTACTCGTCCAGATCATGTTTGTTTACTTAAACGATCTCTCTACGACCTCAAACAGGCCCCACGTATGTGGAATAAGCGTTTAGCTGATGAACTTCTTTCTCTAGGCTTGGTGGGATCCAAAACCGATAGTTCTCTGTTCTATATGCCGAACGCCGATGGCAAGCTATTTTGtttaatatatgttgatgacattttAGTTATGGGTTCTAATTCTGCTCATATTGCAGCTCTTATTGCCAAACTACAAACTCAATTTGCTATTAGAAATTTGGGGAAATTATCTTATTTCTTGGGCATTCAAGCCAACTGGACGCACGAAGGATTACATTTGTCGCAAGGTAAGTATGTTAACGACCTTCTTAATCGTGTGAAAATGGGGTCGTGTGGTCCTGTCTCCacaccagcttcaacctcatccaAGCTCTCCACAACTGGTGGACGTCCATTTCATGATCAGACTCTCTATAGGAGTACCGTTGGAGCTTTACAATACTTGACGTTTACTAGACCCGATATAGCGTATGCGGTTAACAAAGTTTCACAGTTTATGCATTGTCCTATGGATTCTCTGGCTTGTTTCATGGTTATAGTGATTCAGATTGGGTAGGTGATGTTGATGATCGCAAGTCTACCACTGGCTTCGCCATTTTTCTTGGCTCTAATTTGATTTTATGGGCTTCTCGAAAGCAAAAAGCTGTATGGCGATCGAGCACAAAGGCTGAATATCATGCATTAGCTGCTGCTACCTCTAAGATGACATGGGTTGAGCTTCTCCTCCGAGAGATTGGATGCTTTACCACCTCTATTCCCATTCTCTGGTGTGATAATCTTAGTGCTACCTACTTGACTGCTAATCCCATTTTTCATTCTCGAACAAAACATATGGAAATCGATTTTCATTTTGTCCGTGACAAGGTTCGTGGAAAGTCTTTGTCGGTCAGGTATGTGAGTTCTCATGATCAAGTGGCCGATGCTCTCACCAAGCCTTTGTCCAAGGTTCGCTTCCAAGATTTGAAGCGCAAGTTGACAGTTGTTCCACACCCTGCTCAACTTGAGGGGGCGTGTAAGGATAATGTCACGTAGGAGTTTGTGTGGAAGTCTATTTGTACGTAATTGCTGAATATTAGGATTGGCCTGAAGATATTGTAAGTATTCTATCATTAGGAGTCCTTAGCAGTCACAACTTTAGAGTCTTATTATCTAAGAAACTCATGTATATATTAATGTATTTGCACACGAGAATATGAGTTGAGAAGCGTTTTCTAAAAGAGGGATAGTTTCGAGGTAGGGAAGAGTTGTTTCTTGGATAAATAAGAAGATTGAGAAGACTCCATGGATGAGCAATAACAACAATGGCAAAGTGAACCGCGATTTTGTGTGTATCTGTTATAAGGCTCTTTTGGCGGGAGTGCTGAGGTGGAAGCTGATGTGTCTCCTGTGCCATGTCAGACTTCGCGCCAAATTTTCCCAGGCCCAAAGGCAAGAGAGTCAACGAAAAGGCCCATGGGCCGTTCTTTATTATCCGAGGTTTACATAAATTTGGTAAGAAATCATATCTTATTCGCATTtacaatttaaattaaaaaaatgattCTATGAAATTTACTTGTGTATTTTTTACAGATTTTTCTGTGTTATTATCGATCTCAGGTAAAAAAtgttatataataaaataatatttataatGGACTACAAACCAACTCTCCCGTAATTTGGACCCTAACATTTCCTCGCTCGATTTTTTTGttcctatacactatatgaaaccttattaatAAAAATGTTCATGTTATGGTATTTATCCGACCTAAACACGTTTTAGTTACAAAACATATACAGTACACCTTAAAAGACTctcaatccattattagtgccttaaatcaagggatttagttacaccattttccttttttctctcctctCTCCCCTTTTCTCTCTAGATTGAACTTATGTTTAGGGATTTAGAGAGGAGAAGTATTCAGCAAGCGAATTTAATTCCTCAGATCTCGAGTACCGTCACCCTCTTTTTCTCCCCATATCTCATCTTCTATCTCTCTTTTCCTTCTCTCACCTCCAACTGGCAATTTATGTCGACTTGCTATTTTTTCCATTGACATAGGACTAGCTAAAAA
This genomic stretch from Nicotiana sylvestris chromosome 9, ASM39365v2, whole genome shotgun sequence harbors:
- the LOC104248633 gene encoding CDT1-like protein a, chloroplastic: MKPELHIALNANAVEIDEKLKSSSSSDQQRKVFRTRLLNFLISHPQGDDIPEEALPGPFGESRHEVLTNSSGSAGSQLISETPIGSVPEQQASASHLSQSFKRRFSCQVSIGETENAKQHPPVTECQIAKSSNNKRTSTASDKCPSKMPTTQTSTVKNSSQVVAFDTLLLSPLPATPMKNIKGDDGYALLTAEGTQEGLTSTPEKLMTSTPMPQSPKRCTSPNSDSTESPSKLVRRPPCNRSLNFNTPVKSSKVTDKACEGAGLPINSDIIDIFLKDLLQSILQKERKKLEEQDPALSQAKWRKQMISSLPKFFDMIYFLFQSGRRMVITKEKLIHKVISSHLEIADRREVEEKLSLLQELAPEWIYKKVAASGDLLLCVNQISSPKELRTRLAEAKLEKQEDGRI